In one window of Nicotiana tabacum cultivar K326 chromosome 12, ASM71507v2, whole genome shotgun sequence DNA:
- the LOC107805571 gene encoding LOW QUALITY PROTEIN: anthocyanidin 3-O-glucosyltransferase 5 (The sequence of the model RefSeq protein was modified relative to this genomic sequence to represent the inferred CDS: inserted 1 base in 1 codon; deleted 1 base in 1 codon): protein MSSTSQQLRVGVLSSPGLGHIIPALALSNRLATHHNVSVTVFAISFGSSAAETEILTSAKNSKLINIIEIPAVDISNLIDANTKMIALLCILVRETLPVVKSVISAEKHILDALIVDLFCPEALPIAKEFGLPNYLFIPTNAWFTALTIYCPVLDKEIEGEYVDEDEPLQIPGCKPVHPEDVVDPMLDRNDEQYHEYLRVHGAGFCLSDGILMNTWEDAETGSLKALRENEILKAILNNTLIYPIGPLIRSQDKEIINESGDDRNFVLNWLDEQTPESVLYISFGSGGALSLEQLTELAFGLELSEQKFIWVVRPPLEVVVDYLGVDKEGGDGTPEYLPEGFLTRTKDFGLVIQVWSDQAGILNHPSVGGFLSHCGWNSCIESITNGVPIIAWPLYAEQRQNATMLTEELGVAVKPKVLPTKKVVEREEIEKLVRSVMQYEEGKDLREXVKKLKMSAEKATSVGGSSHNSMCEVLKDIDKKVHCYKKSMSEETV, encoded by the exons ATGTCTTCTACCTCACAACAGCTTCGTGTTGGTGTTCTCTCAAGTCCAGGCTTGGGCCACATTATCCCAGCACTAGCCCTCAGCAACCGCCTCGCCACTCACCATAACGTCTCAGTCACCGTTTTCGCTATCAGCTTCGGCAGCTCTGCGGCGGAAACAGAGATCCTCACGTCCGCCAAAAATTCAAAGCTGATTAATATAATTGAAATACCAGCAGTAGATATCTCGAACCTCATCGATGCCAACACAAAAATGATTGCCCTACTTTGCATACTTGTACGTGAAACGTTACCTGTTGTTAAGTCTGTAATATCTGCGGAGAAGCATATTCTGGACGCTCTCATCGTTGATCTTTTTTGCCCTGAAGCCTTGCCAATTGCCAAAGAATTTGGGTTACCCAACTATTTATTTATTCCTACGAATGCATGGTTTACAGCTTTGACTATATACTGTCCTGTTCTTGACAAAGAAATTGAGGGTGAATATGTTGATGAGGACGAACCGTTGCAAATCCCGGGTTGCAAACCGGTTCATCCGGAAGACGTTGTTGATCCTATGTTGGACCGGAACGATGAGCAGTATCACGAGTACTTGAGGGTACATGGAGCCGGGTTCTGTTTGTCTGATGGAATCTTGATGAACACTTGGGAAGATGCTGAGACCGGCTCACTCAAAGCGCTTCGAGAAAATGAAATATTGAAAGCGATCCTGAATAATACACTGATTTATCCAATTGGACCGTTGATAAGATCACAggacaaagaaatcataaatgagAGTGGTGATGATAGGAACTTTGTCCTCAATTGGCTGGATGAACAAACTCCCGAATCAGTGCTA TACATATCTTTCGGGAGTGGTGGGGCCCTCTCGTTAGAACAGTTAACTGAGCTAGCTTTTGGGTTGGAATTAAGTGAGCAGAAGTTCATTTGGGTGGTGAGGCCACCGTTAGAGGTTGTCGTAGACTACCTCGGTGTAGACAAAGAAGGCGGTGATGGCACTCCTGAGTACTTGCCAGAAGGTTTTCTAACTCGAACGAAAGATTTTGGATTGGTGATTCAGGTGTGGAGTGATCAAGCAGGAATTTTGAACCACCCGTCAGTTGGGGGATTTTTGTCACACTGCGGATGGAATTCTTGTATTGAGAGTATAACAAATGGTGTGCCAATAATTGCATGGCCGTTGTACGCTGAACAGAGACAAAATGCCACCATGCTGACGGAGGAACTTGGTGTGGCTGTCAAGCCAAAGGTGTTGCCAACAAAGAAAGTAGTGGAAAGGGAGGAAATAGAGAAATTGGTGAGATCGGTAATGCAATATGAAGAAGGAAAGGACTTGAGGG ATGTGAAGAAACTTAAGATGAGTGCAGAAAAAGCTACGAGCGTAGGAGGCTCATCTCACAATTCAATGTGTGAAGTCCTCAAAGACATTGACAAGAAAGTCCATTGTTACAAGAAAAGCATGTCTGAGGAAACAGTCTAA